Proteins encoded within one genomic window of Hemiscyllium ocellatum isolate sHemOce1 chromosome 1, sHemOce1.pat.X.cur, whole genome shotgun sequence:
- the nkx3-2 gene encoding homeobox protein Nkx-3.2, whose protein sequence is MAVRANTLTPFSIQAILTRKDENRPSKNLDVSCFSPATCWKMLNALDSCPKITASAGKIDPGRDLPSEQLCSDSDSGVSDESDCKNHSMCNSGKELEIAAACSFQQKPMKEASSSLSVGEDDTKDYLCSGGTPEHLAAPSPVDGDCKSEPSPDQPKQRKKRSRAAFSHAQVFELERRFNHQRYLSGPERADLAASLKLTETQVKIWFQNRRYKTKRRQLAADLMASAPAAKKVAVKVLIRDDQRQYSPGELLRPSLLSLQPSYQYYPFTYCLPAWTVTACTGTQ, encoded by the exons ATGGCTGTTCGCGCTAACACCTTGACCCCGTTCTCCATCCAAGCAATTTTAACCAGAAAAGATGAGAATCGACCCTCGAAAAATCTGGACGTGTCCTGTTTCTCGCCCGCGACCTGTTGGAAGATGTTGAACGCTTTGGATTCCTGTCCAAAGATCACGGCGTCTGCAGGGAAGATCGACCCGGGGAGAGATCTGCCGAGCGAGCAGCTCTGTTCTGACTCAGATTCGGGCGTCAGTGATGAAAGTGACTGTAAAAATCATTCGATGTGCAACTCGGGGAAGGAGCTGGAAATTGCTGCAGCCTGCTCCTTCCAACAGAAACCAATGAAGGAAGCAAGTTCGAGTCTCAGCGTAGGGGAGGATGATACTAAAGATTATCTGTGTAGCGGAGGAACGCCAGAACATTTAGCAG CTCCGAGCCCCGTTGACGGAGACTGTAAATCGGAGCCGAGCCCGGACCAGCCCAAGCAAAGGAAGAAACGCTCCAGAGCCGCCTTCTCCCACGCCCAGGTATTTGAGCTGGAGCGCCGCTTCAATCACCAGAGGTACCTGTCTGGGCCCGAGCGGGCGGATCTCGCCGCTTCTCTCAAACTCACCGAAACTCAGGTCAAAATCTGGTTCCAGAACCGTAGGTACAAAACCAAACGCCGGCAGCTTGCTGCAGACCTGATGGCTTCGGCCCCGGCGGCGAAGAAAGTCGCGGTGAAAGTGTTAATCCGGGACGATCAGAGACAGTACAGCCCGGGAGAATTGCTTCGGCCGTCACTGCTCTCCCTCCAGCCGTCCTACCAGTACTATCCGTTCACCTACTGCCTGCCTGCATGGACAGTTACCGCTTGCACGGGCACTCAATag